The Ensifer adhaerens genome contains a region encoding:
- a CDS encoding LacI family DNA-binding transcriptional regulator, with the protein MARGFVTAEEVAKRAGVSRSAVSRTFTPGASVSQSVRRKVLKAARELGYRVNRLAQGLNNDRSNLIGVVGANLSSPFHAKQLDLLSIGLLRRGLQCLLLNAADARKDIAPLIELLFEFRAQAIVVLSGEPPESIVDQCIANGVRLILINQKLDRTDTSMVLSDDSRGADLAALRLIEARCKKVAVVSSGSHTPAQVRRTTAFKQKMATAGIEVVAWSGGTTSYESGYQAGCEVLVDEAIDGAFCVTDLLALGFLDAARTEMHRRIPADLSVVGFDDIPQAGWKSYELTTVAQSFTALTDHVLAALESEEMETRLQVVPVAMVERKTARR; encoded by the coding sequence ATGGCAAGAGGCTTCGTGACGGCTGAAGAGGTCGCAAAACGCGCGGGCGTTTCGCGCTCTGCCGTATCGAGAACCTTTACCCCCGGGGCGAGCGTCTCCCAGTCTGTACGGCGCAAGGTTCTGAAGGCCGCCCGGGAACTCGGTTACCGGGTCAACCGCCTGGCGCAGGGGCTGAACAACGACCGCTCCAACCTTATCGGGGTCGTCGGCGCCAATCTCAGTTCGCCCTTCCATGCCAAGCAATTGGATCTTCTGAGCATCGGCCTCTTGCGCCGCGGCTTGCAGTGCCTGCTCCTCAATGCCGCCGATGCGCGCAAGGACATCGCGCCGCTGATCGAACTCTTGTTCGAGTTCCGGGCACAGGCGATCGTCGTTCTTTCGGGGGAACCGCCGGAATCGATCGTCGACCAGTGTATCGCCAATGGCGTCAGGCTGATCCTGATCAACCAGAAGCTCGATCGCACCGACACCAGCATGGTGCTGAGCGACGATTCCCGCGGCGCGGATCTTGCGGCGCTGCGCCTGATCGAGGCGCGATGCAAGAAGGTGGCGGTCGTTTCGAGCGGCAGCCACACGCCCGCTCAGGTGCGCCGCACCACGGCATTCAAGCAGAAGATGGCGACGGCCGGTATCGAAGTTGTCGCCTGGTCGGGCGGCACGACGAGTTATGAGAGCGGCTATCAGGCCGGCTGCGAAGTGCTCGTGGACGAAGCGATCGACGGCGCGTTCTGCGTCACCGATCTCCTGGCGCTCGGCTTTCTCGATGCCGCCCGCACCGAAATGCATCGCCGCATCCCCGCCGATCTGTCCGTCGTCGGTTTCGATGACATCCCGCAAGCCGGCTGGAAGAGCTATGAACTCACCACGGTCGCACAGTCCTTCACTGCGCTGACAGATCACGTGCTTGCGGCGCTCGAATCCGAAGAAATGGAAACGCGGCTTCAGGTGGTTCCGGTCGCCATGGTCGAGCGCAAGACCGCCCGGCGCTAG
- a CDS encoding ABC transporter permease: MALVTETAKASVVTVDALAPTAWQRWRYRMKVASREPTTLIGVLTALLFTYLIVVPIISIVLDSVRVQFGHERRLGKDFGDLTLYYLDRAFLSPVSVDLFWRPLVNTLSVALGAISLSLLIGTVLAWLISRTDMFGRRWFATALIVPYMLPAWTFALAWTTLFKNRTVGGQPGWFEAMGLTPPDWVAYGRFPIIIILALHYTPFVILLFGSALRRFDSQLEDSARILGAKRYQVALQIILPLMRPALLSSMVLIFAKCLGEFGVPYVLGLPVKFEVLSTSLFRSIASRQTGVAGVVAASIMLIGIITLMIDARLVREARRFVTVGSKGSMNRQSRLGKYRLPATGFAALIFLLSVGLPLLTLSLSTVMKLPAQFTLDNFTLDYWIGRDLHTVALQTGVLLSPDLWAAAKNTLMIVGLASLTSGILGLLVGYVVIRTPVKALSVYLRQVTFLPYLVPGIAFAAAYLSLFAVPRGPMPALYGTVTILVLALIADQMPYASRAGISAMTQLGKDPEEAAQIAGAGWFRRMISIVIPIQKGSLVTGVLLPFISGIKGLSLFVILAVPSTDVLTTYSLRLVDYHYTQAANAVVLIIAAIAYLGTLAAQKLTKTNLAEGLGS; encoded by the coding sequence ATGGCCTTAGTGACAGAAACAGCCAAGGCATCCGTGGTGACGGTTGACGCATTGGCGCCGACGGCGTGGCAGCGTTGGCGGTATCGCATGAAGGTCGCCTCCAGGGAGCCGACGACACTGATCGGTGTCCTGACGGCGCTTTTGTTCACCTACCTCATCGTCGTGCCAATCATCTCGATCGTGCTCGATTCTGTCCGGGTGCAGTTCGGGCACGAGCGACGGCTCGGCAAAGATTTCGGCGACCTGACGCTTTACTATCTCGACCGGGCGTTCCTGTCGCCGGTTTCGGTCGATCTGTTCTGGCGACCGCTCGTCAACACATTGTCGGTCGCGCTTGGCGCGATCAGCCTGTCGCTGTTGATCGGCACGGTGCTGGCGTGGCTGATCAGCCGCACCGACATGTTCGGGCGACGCTGGTTTGCGACGGCGCTGATCGTGCCCTACATGCTGCCGGCCTGGACCTTTGCGCTTGCCTGGACCACACTCTTCAAGAACCGGACGGTCGGCGGCCAGCCGGGCTGGTTCGAGGCGATGGGGCTGACGCCGCCGGACTGGGTCGCCTACGGGCGCTTCCCGATCATCATCATCCTGGCGTTGCACTACACGCCCTTTGTCATCCTGCTGTTCGGCTCGGCGCTGAGGCGTTTTGATTCCCAGCTTGAAGACTCGGCTCGAATCCTCGGAGCGAAGCGCTATCAGGTTGCGCTTCAGATCATCCTGCCGTTGATGCGCCCGGCACTGCTTTCCTCGATGGTGCTGATCTTCGCCAAGTGCCTCGGCGAATTCGGCGTGCCCTATGTGCTCGGCCTGCCGGTGAAATTCGAGGTGCTCTCCACCTCGCTCTTCCGCAGCATCGCCTCGCGGCAGACCGGCGTTGCCGGCGTCGTCGCAGCCTCGATCATGCTGATCGGCATTATCACCCTGATGATCGATGCCCGGCTTGTCCGCGAGGCCCGCCGCTTCGTGACCGTCGGCTCCAAGGGATCGATGAACCGCCAAAGCCGGCTCGGAAAGTATCGCCTGCCGGCGACTGGTTTTGCCGCACTCATCTTCCTGCTGAGCGTCGGACTGCCGCTGCTCACCCTGTCGCTGTCCACGGTGATGAAGCTGCCAGCCCAGTTCACGCTCGACAATTTCACGCTCGACTACTGGATCGGTCGCGATCTCCACACGGTGGCGCTGCAGACCGGGGTGCTCCTGAGCCCGGATTTATGGGCGGCCGCAAAGAACACCCTCATGATCGTTGGTCTCGCATCCCTGACCTCGGGCATTCTCGGACTGCTCGTCGGTTATGTCGTCATCCGCACACCGGTGAAGGCGCTGTCGGTCTATCTTCGGCAGGTCACCTTCCTGCCCTATCTGGTGCCCGGCATCGCCTTTGCCGCCGCCTACCTGTCGCTGTTTGCCGTGCCGCGCGGACCGATGCCGGCACTCTATGGCACGGTCACGATCCTGGTCCTGGCGCTGATCGCCGACCAGATGCCCTATGCCTCGCGCGCCGGCATTTCGGCCATGACGCAGCTCGGCAAGGATCCTGAAGAGGCGGCCCAGATCGCCGGTGCCGGCTGGTTCCGGCGGATGATCTCGATCGTCATCCCGATCCAGAAGGGCTCGCTCGTCACCGGTGTGCTGTTGCCCTTCATCTCCGGCATCAAGGGACTGAGCCTCTTCGTCATCCTCGCCGTGCCGAGCACCGATGTTCTGACGACCTATTCGCTGAGACTCGTCGACTACCACTACACGCAAGCCGCCAATGCCGTCGTG
- a CDS encoding Na/Pi cotransporter family protein, giving the protein MDSAIVSINLFGAVALLLFGLAQVRDGTQRAFGARLKTGLAAGTRDGFRSFFAGLIATIALQSSTANTLMVASFVERDLILPRMAQIVLLGANVGTAVTAWIVALGLGWLSPLLLLCGVIVGRGGSQMRKGTGAALVGVGLMLLSLHLIGGATEPLRQSAALSAFLALLDRAWPVALIMSAALAVLASSSLAIVVLILSLASSGSLSTGLLIVLVLGANLGGAVPPVLATVNAAPAARRVTLGNLIVRAVGCLLALLLAGYSAFLLEWLPLSHDKLPVDAHLGFNLALALLAAPFARPLSRVTARLVPDPPKAEDGAVFLEQCDLATPVAALAGASREVLGVGDLIERMLIEANNALQQTDPAKLAAISTLEGRVDRVQHEIKVYVSRVGQAEIDDEHRRRAKDIIDYAINLEHIGDIIDKGLLGELAKKVARGLTFSHDGHEELSRLFAITIENLRMAQTVFATRDNQMARRLVEAKEDVRRLERQSAERHLQRLRDGRAESIETSSLHLDMLRDLKRINAHIASVAHPILDQSGLLIDSRIRQAIS; this is encoded by the coding sequence ATGGATTCGGCGATCGTCAGCATCAACCTCTTCGGCGCCGTGGCCCTGCTGCTGTTCGGTCTCGCTCAGGTGCGCGACGGCACGCAACGCGCCTTCGGCGCTCGCCTGAAAACCGGTCTCGCTGCGGGCACACGCGACGGTTTTCGGTCCTTTTTCGCCGGCCTCATCGCGACCATCGCGCTGCAGAGTTCAACGGCCAACACGCTCATGGTCGCCTCCTTTGTCGAGCGCGACCTTATCTTGCCGCGCATGGCCCAAATCGTGCTGCTCGGCGCCAATGTCGGGACCGCAGTCACGGCCTGGATCGTCGCCCTCGGCCTTGGATGGCTTTCGCCGCTTCTGCTGCTTTGCGGCGTCATCGTCGGGCGCGGCGGTTCCCAGATGCGCAAGGGCACGGGTGCTGCTCTCGTCGGCGTCGGCCTGATGTTGCTGTCGCTGCATCTGATCGGCGGCGCGACGGAGCCGCTTCGCCAATCCGCAGCGCTTTCGGCCTTCCTCGCTCTGCTCGACAGGGCCTGGCCGGTCGCGCTCATCATGTCCGCCGCGCTGGCCGTCCTTGCCTCCTCCAGCCTTGCAATCGTCGTGCTGATCCTCTCGCTCGCGTCGTCCGGCAGCCTGTCGACCGGTCTGCTGATCGTTCTCGTCCTCGGTGCCAATCTCGGAGGAGCCGTGCCTCCGGTTCTCGCGACCGTAAATGCGGCGCCCGCTGCCCGGCGCGTTACCCTCGGCAACCTGATCGTGCGGGCCGTAGGTTGCCTGTTGGCGCTGCTGCTGGCGGGCTATTCCGCTTTCCTGCTCGAATGGTTGCCCCTGTCCCATGACAAGCTGCCGGTCGATGCGCATCTCGGCTTCAACCTCGCGCTTGCGTTGCTGGCCGCTCCCTTTGCCCGTCCGCTTTCCCGAGTGACTGCGCGGCTTGTGCCGGACCCGCCGAAGGCCGAGGATGGCGCGGTGTTTCTGGAACAGTGCGACCTCGCGACACCGGTCGCGGCACTGGCCGGGGCCAGCCGCGAGGTGCTCGGCGTCGGCGACCTGATCGAACGCATGCTGATCGAGGCCAACAATGCACTGCAGCAGACGGATCCCGCCAAGCTTGCGGCAATCAGCACGCTCGAGGGGCGGGTTGATCGCGTTCAGCACGAGATCAAGGTCTATGTTTCACGCGTCGGGCAGGCGGAGATTGACGACGAACATCGCCGTCGCGCGAAGGATATCATCGACTACGCGATCAACCTCGAGCATATCGGCGACATCATCGACAAAGGGCTTCTTGGCGAGCTTGCAAAGAAGGTCGCCCGCGGCCTGACCTTCTCTCACGATGGCCATGAGGAACTGTCGCGGCTCTTTGCGATCACGATCGAGAACTTGCGCATGGCGCAGACGGTCTTTGCGACACGGGACAATCAGATGGCGCGGCGTCTCGTGGAAGCGAAAGAGGACGTTCGTAGACTTGAACGGCAATCGGCGGAGCGGCATCTGCAACGTTTGCGGGACGGACGCGCCGAAAGCATCGAGACCAGTTCGCTTCACCTCGACATGCTGCGCGATCTGAAGCGCATCAATGCGCACATCGCCTCGGTCGCCCACCCGATCCTCGATCAGAGCGGATTGCTGATCGACAGCCGTATACGACAGGCGATTTCCTGA